A window from Candidatus Dadabacteria bacterium encodes these proteins:
- the atpD gene encoding F0F1 ATP synthase subunit beta, translated as MSIESAFTTGGRDAEAANGADPGIGKIIQVTGPVVDIEFSEGALPTVFTALKVTNPALGETEWNLILEVAQQLGGGRVRCIAMDSTEGLKRGQDALNTGDGITIPVGKEALGRLLNVVGEPIDEAGPVETEERWPIHRPAPEFVEQSTKMELFETGIKVIDLLAPFLKGGKIGLFGGAGVGKTVLLMELIHNIAKEYGGYSVFGGVGERTREGNDLYWEMKESGVLGNTGLIFGQMNEPPGARARVALTALTLAEYFRDTQGQDVLLFIDNIFRFTQAGSEVSALLGRTPSAVGYQPTLSTDLGELQERITSTVKGSITSVQAIYVPADDLTDPAPATTFAHLDGTIVLSRQLTELGIYPAVDPLDSASNILDPRIVGDEHYGVAREVQEVLQRYKQLQEIIAILGMDELSEEDKLTVARARKVQRYLSQPFHVAEQFTGTPGKYVPIKQTIEAFGEIISGNMDDIPEQAFYMVGNLDEVREKATAIAS; from the coding sequence ATGAGTATTGAATCAGCGTTTACAACAGGCGGCAGAGATGCCGAAGCGGCAAACGGTGCCGACCCGGGAATCGGGAAAATAATTCAGGTAACGGGTCCGGTGGTGGATATCGAATTCTCGGAGGGAGCTCTTCCCACCGTGTTTACGGCTCTTAAGGTAACGAATCCGGCCCTTGGGGAAACCGAGTGGAACCTGATTCTGGAAGTTGCCCAGCAGCTGGGGGGAGGCCGCGTAAGATGCATCGCCATGGACTCGACCGAGGGGCTTAAAAGAGGACAGGATGCCCTTAACACCGGCGATGGAATAACAATCCCGGTCGGCAAGGAAGCTCTCGGGAGACTGCTTAACGTGGTCGGAGAACCGATAGATGAAGCTGGCCCCGTAGAGACTGAGGAGCGCTGGCCCATTCACCGTCCCGCGCCCGAGTTCGTCGAACAAAGCACCAAAATGGAGCTTTTCGAGACGGGCATAAAGGTTATCGATCTTCTTGCTCCTTTTCTTAAGGGCGGGAAAATCGGTCTTTTCGGCGGAGCAGGAGTAGGCAAGACCGTTTTGCTGATGGAGCTCATCCATAACATAGCCAAGGAATACGGCGGTTACTCGGTTTTCGGCGGAGTGGGAGAGAGAACCAGGGAAGGAAACGACCTTTACTGGGAGATGAAGGAATCTGGGGTTCTTGGAAACACGGGACTCATATTCGGACAGATGAACGAGCCTCCGGGAGCGAGAGCCAGGGTTGCCCTTACGGCGCTTACGCTCGCCGAGTATTTCCGCGACACCCAGGGTCAGGATGTCCTTCTTTTCATCGACAACATTTTCCGCTTTACCCAGGCGGGCTCCGAAGTGTCGGCCCTTCTAGGAAGAACACCTTCTGCTGTTGGTTACCAGCCGACTCTCTCGACTGACCTCGGGGAACTCCAGGAGAGAATCACTTCGACCGTAAAAGGCTCGATCACCTCCGTGCAGGCGATTTACGTTCCTGCGGACGACCTTACGGACCCTGCTCCCGCAACTACCTTTGCGCACCTTGACGGAACCATCGTTCTCTCAAGGCAGTTGACCGAACTTGGAATATATCCTGCTGTTGATCCACTTGACTCGGCCTCGAACATTCTTGATCCGAGAATAGTCGGAGACGAGCATTACGGGGTCGCCAGGGAAGTCCAGGAAGTTCTGCAGCGCTACAAGCAGCTCCAGGAGATAATCGCGATTCTCGGTATGGACGAACTCTCAGAAGAGGATAAGCTCACGGTTGCACGCGCCAGAAAGGTCCAGAGGTATCTCTCGCAGCCTTTCCACGTGGCCGAGCAGTTTACGGGCACCCCAGGAAAGTACGTTCCCATCAAACAGACTATAGAAGCTTTCGGCGAGATTATCTCGGGCAACATGGATGATATTCCCGAGCAGGCTTTCTACATGGTGGGTAATCTTGACGAAGTACGCGAGAAGGCGACGGCAATCGCCTCCTGA
- the atpC gene encoding ATP synthase F1 subunit epsilon produces the protein MAEKLQLKIITSKRLVFDGEVEELVAPGQMGEFGVLPGHVPFLSVLFPGRLRFKTEESGESTLIIHGGLADVKDDTISILTDQSENPGEVDVTAARKDAEVFQKELDELQDTEASEREELDKKLKIARARAGE, from the coding sequence TTGGCTGAAAAACTGCAACTCAAGATAATAACCTCCAAGAGGCTCGTGTTTGACGGCGAGGTCGAGGAACTGGTAGCCCCCGGCCAGATGGGGGAATTCGGTGTTTTGCCGGGTCACGTGCCTTTTCTTTCTGTGCTTTTTCCGGGGAGACTCAGGTTCAAAACCGAGGAGTCGGGAGAAAGCACTCTCATAATCCATGGTGGCCTCGCGGATGTAAAGGATGACACCATCAGTATTCTTACCGACCAGTCGGAGAATCCCGGAGAGGTTGACGTCACGGCCGCCAGAAAAGACGCCGAGGTCTTTCAGAAGGAACTTGATGAGCTTCAGGACACAGAAGCTTCGGAAAGAGAAGAGCTTGACAAGAAGCTCAAAATAGCTCGGGCCCGAGCGGGAGAGTAG
- a CDS encoding restriction endonuclease has translation MSEVITVIEHKSVPIVRSPAGRQNELGEKHAELLGKLEGKLPTKAWSWGDREIKFASYCGVISLGDLSIEILLKIHDIKADDVESSREVLVRMLYRARYLKLTRAGTAGINLQKRFLLDIFILHFCDQLHAQLTRGMIQKYIRREENLNVLRGKLKIGEHLKRNLAHGERLFCQYDELSADNVYNQVLKHVLEVMLKKAKGSRPQRHVSELLARFEPISDFATDVTAAVNSLSFDRITDRYKQVFEQCGFFLRGFYPGVTTGEKDCLALLFDMNRLFEAYVGVELRKETREKDISIREQGPQRSFARREDSGKSIFMMKPDFSFLNKSGNPVAIADAKWKVLDSEEQKLGITQSDMYQIGSYASRYGVRNLALFYPMQEKLTERIKLTLLKEHEEVPTTLHILPIDISGNRPNEFVFW, from the coding sequence ATGTCTGAAGTAATTACCGTCATTGAGCACAAATCGGTCCCCATCGTCCGCTCCCCCGCAGGTAGACAAAACGAGCTTGGAGAAAAACACGCAGAGCTTCTCGGAAAACTCGAAGGAAAACTACCGACAAAAGCCTGGTCGTGGGGAGACAGGGAAATAAAATTCGCATCATACTGTGGAGTAATTTCTCTTGGGGATTTATCCATAGAGATTCTGCTCAAGATTCATGACATAAAAGCGGATGATGTCGAATCTAGCCGGGAAGTTCTTGTTCGCATGCTCTACAGAGCGCGGTACCTGAAACTCACTAGGGCGGGTACTGCGGGAATTAATCTCCAGAAGCGATTCCTCCTCGACATATTCATACTGCACTTCTGCGACCAGCTTCATGCCCAGCTGACGCGCGGAATGATCCAGAAATATATCCGTCGCGAAGAAAATCTGAACGTGCTGCGTGGGAAGCTTAAAATCGGGGAGCATCTCAAACGGAATCTCGCCCACGGGGAACGGCTTTTCTGCCAGTACGACGAATTAAGCGCGGATAACGTTTACAACCAAGTTCTGAAACATGTACTGGAGGTAATGCTTAAAAAAGCTAAAGGAAGCCGACCGCAACGGCATGTCTCGGAACTTCTTGCGCGATTCGAACCCATAAGCGACTTCGCCACGGACGTCACGGCGGCGGTTAACTCTCTGAGTTTTGACCGCATAACTGACAGGTACAAACAGGTATTCGAGCAGTGCGGATTTTTCCTCAGAGGATTCTATCCAGGCGTTACCACGGGGGAGAAAGACTGTCTTGCACTTCTGTTCGATATGAACAGGCTGTTTGAGGCTTATGTCGGAGTGGAGCTTCGCAAAGAGACAAGGGAAAAAGATATCAGCATAAGAGAACAAGGACCTCAAAGATCTTTCGCCAGACGGGAAGATTCCGGTAAGTCGATTTTCATGATGAAGCCTGATTTCTCATTTCTGAACAAATCTGGAAATCCGGTTGCCATCGCCGATGCAAAATGGAAAGTACTGGACAGCGAAGAACAGAAACTGGGGATAACGCAGTCAGATATGTATCAGATAGGAAGCTACGCTTCAAGGTACGGAGTCAGGAATCTTGCCCTGTTTTATCCTATGCAGGAAAAATTAACGGAACGAATTAAACTAACGCTTCTCAAGGAACATGAAGAAGTTCCGACAACTCTTCATATACTGCCGATTGATATCAGCGGAAACAGACCAAACGAGTTTGTTTTCTGGTAA
- a CDS encoding AAA domain-containing protein, which translates to MSRYVGKNNVAGPILEAAEHWKHTSLISDNGIFEDTEIWKIGYFEELNQHLIKQLDKNEDKFTEQLGNLLQARPPEIKQLAVEISWLMSLCHDKYKIQTKRESIKTIWERSSKPLPENSKWLEDDVLAGIGNVGAGIFSRLAWEWEFFILLMIELKKFPVTRRKELLLSDGWDFAEWIEQIPGSATRQSRHMILFLLFPDSFERIFSAEHREKIVSKFKKGEAGRKLSPVEIDRLLLEIRREKEKEHRTSELDFYNPPLNEWQNENSNGGNPLNLILYGPPGTGKTHWLNSRTEEYSGKKQTPSAETLSRKQDQTRENWLRQEFESSNPQWLSIIIGVLYLETNATLTEISEHEYIRIRKPMTNNKNIRNSISTYLREHAAENSEVIQATKYDRPPFVFDQDSNKRWYLVNDWEEECDKDHKWRRHVELAKKWKAGPKRELPDERFECEQDHEPKKHDQRFEFVTFHQAYSYEDFVEGIRPKSDKDGNVKYGVVPGVFKRICQKAKVDPKQQYAIFIDEINRGNIASIFGELITLLETDKRVTYGKDGSPQSGMILTLPYSGEKFGVPANLDVYGTMNTADRSIALLDTALRRRFQFQEMMPDTSVIEGSSDGRIKDDKGGEIDLRKLLEAINSRIRFLLSRDMTIGHSYLIRVRNFDQLKDVLLSRIIPLLQEYFYDDWHKIQLVFRDVKTGGEKPEPQETQIIKHEIVEGKKVFGFENDFEDSTEYRVATKDEITPDAIRKVYEEKNNT; encoded by the coding sequence ATGAGCCGTTATGTAGGCAAGAACAATGTCGCCGGGCCCATATTAGAGGCTGCCGAGCACTGGAAACACACATCCCTGATATCAGACAATGGGATATTTGAAGATACAGAGATATGGAAGATTGGTTATTTTGAAGAACTCAACCAACATCTCATAAAGCAACTCGATAAGAACGAAGACAAGTTCACCGAACAGCTGGGAAATCTCCTTCAAGCAAGACCACCTGAAATCAAACAACTGGCTGTGGAAATATCGTGGCTGATGTCTTTGTGCCACGACAAGTACAAAATCCAAACAAAACGCGAAAGCATCAAGACTATCTGGGAGAGATCGAGCAAGCCACTTCCCGAAAACTCCAAATGGCTTGAGGACGATGTTCTGGCCGGAATAGGTAATGTTGGCGCAGGCATTTTTTCCAGACTTGCGTGGGAATGGGAATTTTTCATTCTGCTTATGATTGAATTGAAAAAGTTTCCGGTAACGAGGCGCAAGGAACTGCTTCTCTCCGATGGATGGGATTTTGCCGAGTGGATTGAACAGATTCCAGGAAGTGCTACCCGCCAGTCACGTCACATGATCCTGTTTTTACTCTTCCCTGATAGCTTTGAACGCATATTCAGCGCAGAGCATCGAGAAAAAATTGTCAGCAAGTTTAAGAAGGGAGAAGCGGGCCGGAAACTGTCGCCGGTGGAGATAGACCGCCTTCTTCTTGAAATACGACGCGAGAAAGAAAAAGAGCACAGAACTTCCGAACTTGATTTTTATAACCCGCCTTTGAATGAATGGCAAAATGAAAATTCAAATGGTGGAAACCCCCTCAATCTGATTCTTTACGGCCCCCCCGGAACCGGAAAAACCCATTGGCTCAATAGTCGAACTGAAGAATATTCTGGCAAAAAACAAACTCCGTCGGCAGAAACTCTAAGCAGAAAGCAAGACCAAACTAGAGAAAATTGGCTTCGTCAAGAATTTGAGTCATCTAACCCACAGTGGCTAAGCATAATCATCGGAGTACTGTACTTGGAAACAAATGCAACACTCACCGAAATCTCAGAACATGAGTACATTCGTATAAGAAAACCTATGACGAACAACAAAAACATCCGCAACTCAATATCTACATACCTCAGAGAACATGCTGCTGAAAATTCAGAAGTCATTCAGGCAACCAAATACGACCGTCCACCTTTTGTATTTGATCAGGATTCCAACAAGAGATGGTATCTTGTCAATGACTGGGAAGAGGAATGCGATAAGGATCACAAGTGGAGACGGCATGTGGAACTTGCCAAAAAATGGAAAGCCGGACCAAAGCGGGAATTGCCCGACGAACGATTCGAATGTGAACAGGATCATGAGCCCAAAAAGCATGATCAGCGATTCGAGTTTGTGACCTTTCATCAGGCGTACAGCTACGAAGACTTCGTCGAGGGTATAAGACCTAAGTCAGATAAAGACGGAAACGTGAAATACGGGGTCGTTCCTGGCGTATTCAAGCGAATCTGTCAGAAAGCAAAAGTGGACCCTAAACAGCAATACGCAATTTTTATTGACGAGATAAACAGGGGAAATATCGCCAGCATATTCGGAGAACTCATCACCCTGCTTGAAACGGACAAAAGAGTGACATACGGAAAAGATGGTTCGCCCCAGTCAGGTATGATTCTGACTCTTCCTTATTCGGGGGAAAAATTCGGGGTCCCGGCCAATCTGGATGTTTACGGCACCATGAATACGGCTGACCGCTCGATAGCTCTTCTTGACACTGCGCTTCGGCGCAGATTTCAGTTCCAGGAAATGATGCCGGATACAAGCGTGATTGAAGGCTCATCTGATGGCAGGATAAAAGACGACAAGGGAGGGGAAATTGATCTTCGCAAGCTGCTTGAAGCGATAAACAGCCGGATACGCTTTCTCCTGAGCAGGGATATGACCATCGGTCATTCTTACCTTATCAGGGTACGTAATTTTGACCAGCTTAAAGATGTGCTGCTTTCCCGGATTATTCCTCTTCTCCAAGAGTATTTTTACGATGACTGGCACAAGATTCAACTCGTATTCAGAGATGTAAAAACAGGTGGAGAAAAACCCGAGCCGCAGGAAACGCAGATTATAAAACACGAAATAGTAGAAGGAAAAAAAGTCTTCGGGTTTGAGAATGATTTTGAAGACTCAACTGAATATCGGGTAGCCACTAAAGACGAGATTACTCCAGACGCAATCAGGAAAGTATACGAAGAAAAAAACAACACCTAA
- a CDS encoding adenosylcobalamin-dependent ribonucleoside-diphosphate reductase, whose amino-acid sequence MPGDKNHPEIVANGTSDLKTAAVDEQETQIQEPSPEHVKAPSDTIEIPAKTIDAFGGDTLRARVFYEKYALRNEKGEITEKTPEQMWRRVAREIASPEEEKELRKQWEENFYWLLSDFKFIPGGRILFGAGQNRRATLLNCYYMPIKEDSIEGIFEWCKEAARTYSFGGGVGTDISILRPKGSPVNNSAIYSTGAVSFMDLLSTTTGTIGQAGRRGALMITMKVDHPDIMDFLDIKNDEARSKVQFANISVKVDDKFMEAVERDTDYELSFSNEKTEIKRTVRARKIWDKLVQSAWSSAEPGLIFWDTVKRYSPTEYANMEVNGVNPCSEQALEDYGNCCLGNVNLSMFVKNAFEETAAIEWEELEKAFRYSVRFLDDILDYNIEKHSLSFQTKASLRSRRIGVGFTGLGDMLTKLNIKYDTSEGIKFTDELFEHVKNIVYEASSDLAKEKGTFPVFDLKTHIANPFVKSMRDNVMSKIKKQGLRNACILTVPPVGSGSVLAGTTSGVEPMFALSYLRRSESLSEEEFKVYHPLVSEYMEKFGLDDEADLPDTFVTSHEIKPEQRVRMQAAIQKHIDSCISSTVNLPKDISLEEVEKIYFLSWKLGCKGVTVYREGSREGVLITEEQAKDKTNSPPWDEGMSTTHSNLTPSPHPSQKEAVKPVTRPRVLEGFTEAIKTGYGNLYVTVNSYEGKPFEVFVQIGKSGFTTMADAEATGRLISLSLRSGVDVRDVVEQLEAIGGSSPVFSGGRVIMSVPDAIAKVLRSHFVTKEKASDEANPVAEANGSTQKVSTDLMFEQCPECGSRALAYESGCFTCRECGFSKCN is encoded by the coding sequence GTGCCTGGAGATAAAAACCACCCTGAAATCGTTGCGAATGGAACATCCGATCTTAAAACTGCAGCCGTCGATGAACAAGAAACCCAGATCCAAGAACCCTCTCCGGAGCATGTCAAAGCTCCAAGCGACACCATAGAAATTCCCGCGAAAACCATCGACGCCTTCGGCGGAGACACGCTCAGGGCGCGCGTTTTCTACGAGAAATACGCTCTTCGCAACGAAAAAGGAGAAATAACAGAGAAAACTCCGGAGCAGATGTGGCGAAGGGTGGCCAGGGAAATAGCGTCCCCCGAGGAAGAAAAGGAACTGAGAAAGCAGTGGGAGGAAAACTTCTACTGGCTCCTCTCCGATTTCAAGTTCATACCCGGCGGGAGAATACTGTTCGGTGCCGGCCAGAACAGAAGGGCCACGCTCCTTAACTGCTACTACATGCCGATAAAGGAAGATTCCATAGAGGGAATATTCGAGTGGTGCAAGGAGGCCGCCAGGACTTACTCTTTCGGCGGAGGAGTCGGAACCGATATATCTATCCTGAGACCGAAAGGCTCGCCGGTGAACAATTCGGCCATATACTCAACGGGGGCGGTATCGTTCATGGATCTTCTCTCCACAACTACCGGAACCATAGGGCAGGCGGGAAGAAGAGGGGCCCTCATGATAACCATGAAAGTCGATCACCCCGACATAATGGACTTCCTCGACATAAAAAACGATGAGGCAAGATCAAAGGTGCAGTTTGCCAATATCTCGGTGAAGGTTGATGACAAGTTCATGGAAGCCGTGGAAAGAGACACTGACTACGAACTCAGCTTCTCAAACGAGAAAACCGAAATAAAAAGAACCGTGCGGGCCCGCAAGATATGGGACAAGCTCGTTCAGTCAGCATGGTCCTCGGCCGAACCCGGACTTATATTCTGGGACACAGTTAAAAGATACTCCCCGACCGAATACGCCAACATGGAAGTAAATGGCGTGAACCCCTGCAGCGAGCAGGCGCTTGAGGACTACGGGAACTGCTGCCTCGGGAACGTGAATCTCTCCATGTTCGTCAAAAACGCTTTCGAAGAAACCGCCGCGATAGAATGGGAAGAGCTTGAAAAGGCTTTTCGATACAGCGTCAGATTCCTTGACGACATACTGGATTACAACATTGAAAAGCACTCCCTAAGCTTCCAGACAAAAGCGTCTTTGAGGTCGAGGAGAATAGGGGTCGGGTTCACGGGCCTTGGAGACATGCTTACCAAGCTCAACATAAAATATGACACGTCTGAAGGCATAAAATTCACCGACGAGCTTTTTGAACATGTAAAGAACATAGTTTACGAGGCCAGTTCAGACCTTGCCAAGGAGAAGGGAACTTTCCCCGTGTTTGATCTGAAAACTCATATAGCTAATCCATTTGTAAAAAGCATGCGCGATAACGTGATGAGCAAGATAAAGAAGCAGGGCCTCAGAAACGCATGCATACTCACGGTTCCACCCGTCGGAAGCGGTTCGGTTCTCGCTGGAACAACAAGCGGTGTTGAGCCCATGTTCGCCCTGTCCTACTTGCGGCGCTCGGAATCCTTGTCGGAAGAGGAATTCAAGGTCTACCACCCTCTGGTGTCTGAGTACATGGAGAAATTCGGGCTGGACGATGAGGCGGATCTTCCGGACACGTTCGTCACCTCACACGAGATAAAGCCGGAACAGCGGGTCCGCATGCAGGCCGCTATTCAAAAGCACATAGATTCATGCATATCAAGTACCGTTAACCTCCCCAAGGACATAAGCCTCGAAGAGGTCGAGAAGATATACTTCCTCTCTTGGAAGCTCGGCTGCAAGGGGGTAACCGTTTACAGGGAAGGCTCCAGAGAAGGGGTGCTGATAACGGAAGAACAAGCGAAAGATAAAACAAACTCTCCACCCTGGGATGAAGGGATGTCAACCACCCACTCCAACCTCACACCATCCCCTCATCCCTCTCAAAAAGAAGCGGTAAAACCCGTCACGAGACCAAGAGTCCTGGAAGGTTTTACCGAGGCGATAAAAACTGGGTACGGGAATCTCTACGTGACTGTCAACAGTTACGAAGGCAAGCCGTTTGAAGTTTTCGTCCAGATTGGAAAATCTGGATTTACCACGATGGCGGATGCCGAGGCAACTGGAAGGCTGATATCTCTGTCTCTGAGGTCTGGGGTTGATGTCAGAGATGTCGTGGAACAGCTGGAGGCCATTGGAGGTTCCTCGCCAGTTTTTTCAGGGGGAAGGGTCATAATGTCCGTCCCCGACGCCATAGCGAAGGTGCTGAGAAGCCACTTCGTAACAAAAGAGAAAGCCAGCGACGAAGCCAATCCTGTCGCGGAGGCAAACGGCTCTACCCAGAAGGTTTCAACGGACCTTATGTTTGAGCAGTGCCCCGAATGCGGAAGCAGAGCACTTGCGTATGAATCCGGCTGCTTTACCTGCAGGGAATGCGGATTCTCGAAGTGCAACTAG
- a CDS encoding DUF924 domain-containing protein yields MKREEVFAAGGTEAVSEVLDFWFGDLREGELPDEEKQMTWWAKSEEFDDLVRRRFEKYVLFAEKGELSRWLETPLGTVAFIVVVDQFPRNIYRDTPGAFSTDSLALRACLRGIEKGFDRDLHPAHRTFFYLPLMHSEDLEIQEMSVLKYSALENEYASHPQIKETLACSTDFAGRHFDIIKRFGRYPHRNAALGRESTPEETEFLKEPGSSF; encoded by the coding sequence ATGAAAAGGGAGGAAGTTTTTGCCGCGGGGGGAACCGAAGCAGTCTCCGAGGTGCTGGATTTCTGGTTCGGCGATCTGCGCGAGGGAGAGCTGCCGGATGAAGAGAAGCAGATGACTTGGTGGGCGAAGTCAGAGGAGTTTGACGATCTCGTAAGGCGGAGATTCGAGAAATATGTCCTGTTTGCCGAAAAAGGGGAACTTTCCCGCTGGCTCGAAACCCCCTTGGGCACAGTGGCGTTTATAGTCGTCGTCGATCAGTTTCCAAGGAACATCTACCGCGACACACCGGGAGCGTTTTCAACGGACTCGCTGGCTCTTCGCGCCTGTCTTCGGGGCATTGAGAAGGGATTTGACAGGGACCTTCACCCGGCGCACAGGACATTTTTCTACCTGCCGCTTATGCACTCGGAGGACCTTGAGATCCAGGAGATGAGTGTTCTTAAGTACTCCGCTCTTGAAAACGAATATGCCTCGCACCCGCAAATCAAGGAAACCCTTGCCTGTTCAACGGATTTTGCGGGACGGCACTTTGACATAATAAAGAGATTCGGAAGATATCCCCACAGAAACGCGGCTTTGGGAAGAGAATCAACCCCGGAAGAAACCGAGTTTCTAAAAGAGCCTGGAAGCTCTTTCTAA
- a CDS encoding mechanosensitive ion channel family protein translates to MNIEEIFSRTYLGNPAESWLWALGAAIVLALVFNFILKRFVRGFANLAEKTETDLDDLVSALLEKTSIVLIIIFSVYVATFFLDLTQQVREFRKSVIIICLLVQVGLWGSGFIDYYVSKKLANIDVGVGATVTHLRSLGFFAKVVLWVILVILTIDNLGFDPTTIIAGLGVGGIAVALALQNVLGDVIASLSIIFDKPFEVGDFIVVDDIMGDVEHIGLKTTRLRSLSGEQLVLSNNDLLQSRIKNYKRMDSRRIDFSLGVIYETSYDNLEKIPGLIKDIIESEQKTRFVRAHFSSYGDFSLNYDIVYFVLSPLFDDYMDIQQRINLKIFKRFSDEGIEFAYPTRKIFLDSVEAASTGAGAGD, encoded by the coding sequence TTGAATATCGAGGAAATATTTAGCCGGACTTACTTGGGCAATCCCGCCGAATCGTGGCTCTGGGCTCTGGGAGCGGCGATTGTTTTAGCCTTAGTTTTTAATTTCATCCTGAAAAGGTTCGTAAGGGGGTTTGCCAATCTTGCCGAGAAGACCGAGACAGATCTCGACGATCTGGTTTCAGCACTCTTAGAAAAAACCAGCATAGTGCTGATCATAATTTTTTCGGTCTACGTGGCTACCTTCTTCCTTGACCTCACCCAGCAGGTAAGGGAATTCCGGAAAAGCGTAATAATTATCTGCCTTCTCGTTCAGGTCGGTTTATGGGGAAGCGGTTTCATTGATTATTACGTTTCGAAGAAACTCGCGAATATCGATGTCGGCGTCGGCGCCACCGTAACACACCTAAGAAGTCTCGGATTTTTCGCGAAAGTAGTTCTCTGGGTGATTCTGGTAATTCTGACGATCGACAATCTGGGTTTTGACCCTACCACGATAATTGCGGGACTTGGAGTCGGGGGCATAGCCGTAGCGCTTGCTCTCCAGAACGTTCTCGGCGATGTGATAGCTTCGCTCTCCATTATTTTCGACAAGCCTTTTGAAGTCGGGGATTTCATAGTGGTAGACGATATAATGGGGGATGTCGAGCACATAGGGCTTAAGACCACGCGCCTCAGGAGCCTTTCCGGCGAGCAGCTTGTTTTATCGAATAACGATCTGCTTCAAAGCCGCATAAAAAACTACAAGAGGATGGACTCCCGCAGGATTGATTTTTCTTTAGGTGTCATTTACGAAACGTCCTACGATAATCTTGAGAAAATCCCCGGGCTGATAAAAGATATAATAGAGTCGGAACAGAAAACGAGATTCGTCAGAGCGCATTTCAGCAGTTACGGTGATTTTTCCCTTAACTACGACATAGTCTACTTTGTCCTTAGTCCTTTATTTGATGATTATATGGATATACAGCAGAGAATTAACCTAAAGATATTTAAAAGGTTCTCCGATGAGGGAATAGAGTTTGCCTATCCCACACGCAAGATCTTTCTTGATTCGGTAGAAGCTGCGTCGACCGGCGCAGGGGCGGGAGACTGA